From a single Solenopsis invicta isolate M01_SB chromosome 4, UNIL_Sinv_3.0, whole genome shotgun sequence genomic region:
- the LOC105200370 gene encoding uncharacterized protein LOC105200370, protein MFFLILLDADCSGRMLATVLVAWVTTAMIASILLQWEHMWIVLVILTLLFFMVCGYTVYTVKRTHARIIIEQQRAAIRTISDITANRRQQAGSSPYMVHLTPDLPPSYASVVTVQEASTRASNTDDSLGQDKFEDPPPYSIVIASTNVQEQNTEISAEEHVPPPAASTRKDDATISTISTSALVFASHTCPNPS, encoded by the exons ATGTTTTTTCTGATTTTGTTG GATGCGGATTGCTCCGGCCGCATGCTGGCTACTGTCCTGGTCGCGTGGGTGACGACGGCGATGATAGCCTCGATATTATTGCAATGGGAGCACATGTGGATCGTTTTGGTGATATTGACGCTGCTCTTCTTCATGGTTTGCGGATACACCGTCTACACCGTCAAGAGAACTCACGCGAGAATTATAATCGAGCAGCAAAGAGCGGCGATTCGGACTATCTCGGACATTACTGCCAATCGCAGACAGCAG GCGGGATCGTCGCCGTACATGGTGCATTTGACTCCAGATTTACCGCCCTCTTACGCATCTGTGGTAACCGTTCAGGAAGCATCGACTCGAGCATCAAACACCGACGATTCACTCGGCCAGGACAAATTCGAGGATCCCCCGCCCTATTCCATCGTGATCGCTTCTACAAACGTGCAAGAACAAAACACCGAAATCTCGGCTGAAGAGCATGTGCCGCCACCAGCTGCATCCACGAGAAAGGACGACGCTACCATTTCAACCATTTCTACTTCCGCCCTCGTCTTCGCATCTCATACGTGTCCAAATCCGAGTTGA
- the LOC113003425 gene encoding L-aminoadipate-semialdehyde dehydrogenase-phosphopantetheinyl transferase, giving the protein MIMLSTNIVKMSSVIRWAFNWKKWNPSEQEFEHAISCIQSDEKDRLKRFVFRKDVRASLVGRLLMRKFVNEYAGLPYDKITFVRDERNRPVLKDNSMTVNFNISHQGSYTVLAGEIGNVQIGVDVMTLDNKNKNVSDYFCLMDRNFSPSEWKEIRDPGKSEAEQMSMFHRHWALKESYVKALGVGISVDLKSIDFRTNSELSEDSITSDTVLYVNGIKQDWLFEETLLDSRHCVAVALQENDNSLRLRNTPFEIMNYDNLMAHAVPLFPIDPQYTVEYFAKDEQP; this is encoded by the coding sequence ATGATTATGCTTAGTACCAATATCGTTAAAATGTCGTCAGTCATTCGTTGGGCATTTAATTGGAAAAAGTGGAATCCAAGTGAGCAAGAGTTCGAGCATGCGATTTCTTGTATACAAAGTGACGAGAAGGACAGGCTGAAGAGATTTGTATTTCGTAAGGATGTCCGAGCTTCCCTCGTAGGCAGATTATTAATGAGAAAGTTTGTGAACGAATATGCTGGTCTTCCATATGACAAAATTACTTTTGTCAGAGACGAACGTAACAGACCTGTGTTAAAAGATAATTCCATGACtgtgaattttaatatttctcatCAAGGTTCCTATACGGTATTAGCGGGCGAGATTGGCAACGTACAAATAGGTGTAGATGTTATGACATTAGATAACAAGAATAAAAACGTTTccgattatttttgtttaatggatAGAAATTTCTCTCCATCCGAGTGGAAGGAGATTAGAGACCCAGGTAAATCGGAAGCGGAACAAATGTCTATGTTTCATAGACACTGGGCATTAAAAGAAAGCTACGTTAAAGCGCTTGGCGTGGGGATTTCCGTTGACCTAAAGAGTATAGATTTTCGGACGAATTCGGAATTAAGTGAAGATTCGATTACAAGCGATACAGTCTTATATGTCAATGGAATCAAGCAAGATTGGTTGTTTGAAGAAACCTTACTCGATTCACGACATTGCGTTGCTGTGGCATTACAAGAAAACGATAATTCATTACGATTACGCAATACCCCGTTTGAGATAATGAATTACGATAATCTTATGGCACATGCAGTTCCACTCTTTCCAATAGATCCGCAATACACAGTCGAATATTTTGCAAAAGACGAACAGCCgtag